The Chrysoperla carnea chromosome X, inChrCarn1.1, whole genome shotgun sequence genome includes a region encoding these proteins:
- the LOC123302480 gene encoding ensconsin isoform X7: MAENSYSVNLNDKEQNENTTDQHITNRPSSVNKVNTLHWFAYIGPELPDIYPQDRDDRLRQVRDRQNEERLRKLNEIKQQALQAQKIREQKEEERRRRIEEMRARDQDRRALVEERKKQIEDVERDRREYILRKNQEREERLKSKQRNERCSPVFAFGSSTPRMLEPADTGGSSFWTNRRATSTTNMMFAGLPISRRSSERDVDGSKKRATSAGGLDRDPPEGVRSGEATPSRPGSAMSGTSSVASGVTMRRPTSAVHTPPRKPRPASIAGTGLSSDYTKKNSISNNDVKNVGSDHSKPPIPHSSTKSFSGKVDRIPSKSNLGLKGTSSARNSAKTTPLQSPTTENVGLIGDHHKSIPNTPKRKGSRQESSSTNQQQPITNGDHHQTNKTPAKQKSKNVTDKDNNNKTDKVNPPESVKAEVVEAQIDTTTTQVNQQEHVTSESVNETIVSESSSANVESNQVVDNLIDVDSDQQNLVDLVSETSTPNIMSVSQPPPQTQFDNLEQVDMSASMIAKIRITTEEEAKAALAERRRLAREEAERQAELERQRLEEIARIQAEKERAEEEEQRRLEEETLRLAQQQREAEELRLRQAIEEAQRREEEERQRKIEEEKQKAEKEEQERKAREEAEKQRIELAAKLEKEEREREARRKRVEAIMSRTRGASANNSAIQSNNDSDNQQSQQNTQSGNNQSGGEENNIVRNGTTITQDKQQLTKQFNNDNNTNNVLREVQLQSGDHPMQTPIINTRQLSVDGEFNSVVEQPSLATSKVPLNGSNVVHIFEQHISSNANPASVDVLINEDTINSNKSVSESSQQQSVTTGGGMYFN, from the exons AACAAAATGAGAACACTACAGACCAACATATCACAAATAGACCATCGTCAGTAAATAAAG TGAATACATTACACTGGTTTGCATATATTGGGCCAGAATTACCGGATATTTATCCGCAAG atcGTGATGATCGTTTACGTCAAGTACGTGATCGTCAAAATGAGGAACGacttagaaaattaaatgaaatcaaacaaCAAGCATTACAAGCACAAAAAATACGTGAACAAAAAGAGGAAGAACGACGTAGACGTATTGAGGAGATGCGTGCACGTGATCAAGATCGACGTGCGTTAGTCGAAgaacgtaaaaaacaaattgaagatGTTGAACGTGATCGACGAGAATATATATTGCGTAAAAATCAAGAGCGTGAAGAACGTCTCAAATCTAAACAACGTAATGAACGTTGTTCACCCGTATTCGCATTTGGTTCGTCTACGCCACGTATGCTTGAGCCCGCCGATACAGGTGGTTCATCATTTTGGACAAATCGACGTGCTACATCTACGACAAATATGATGTTCGCTGGCCTTCCAATTAGTCGAAGATCTTCTGAACGTGATGTCGATGGCAGCAAAAAACGTGCCACCTCTGCTGGTGGATTAGACAGGGATCCACCAGAAG GTGTGCGTAGCGGTGAAGCAACCCCATCTCGACCTGGTAGTGCTATGAGTGGCACAAGTAGTGTTGCATCAGGAGTTACAATGCGCAGGCCAACGTCTGCAGTACATACTCCACCTAGAAAACCTAGGCCTGCATCCATTGCTGGTACAGGACTTTCTTCTGATTACACCAAAAAGAATA GTATTTCTAATAATGATGTTAAAAATGTCGGATCAGATCATTCGAAACCACCAATTCCTCATTCGAGTACAAAATCTTTCAGTGGTAAAGTCGATAGAATTCCATCCAAATCAAACTTAGGCTTAAAG GGAACATCGTCTGCACGAAATTCAGCAAAAACAACTCCTTTACAATCACCCACAACTGAGAATGTCGGTTTAATTGGTGATCATCATAAATCAATACCGAATACACCAAAGCGAAAAGGTTCACGTCAAGAGAGTTCGTCCACAAATCAACAACAACCGATAACAAATGGCGATCATCATCAGACAAACAAAACACCAGCAAAACagaaatcgaaaaatgtaaccgataaagacaataataataaaactgataAAGTCAATCCTCCAGAAAGCGTGAAGGCGGAAGTTGTTGAAGCACAAATAGATACCACCACAACTCAAGTCAATCAACAGGAACATGTTACAAGTGAAAGTGTAAACGAAACCATCGTATCGGAATCATCTAGTGCAAATGTTGAAAGCAATCAAGTcgttgataatttaatagatgTTGATTCAGATCAACAGAATCTTGTCGATTTAGTTTCAGAAACATCAACTCCAAATATAATGAGCGTCAGTCAGCCGCCCCCACAAACTCAATTCGATAATTTAGAACAAGTCGATATGAGTGCTTCTATGATAGCAAAAATTCGAATTACCACAGAAGAAGAAGCGAAAGCTGCATTAGCTGAACGACGTCGATTGGCTCGTGAAGAAGCCGAACGACAAGCTGAGCTCGAACGACAACGTTTAGAGGAAATTGCACGAATTCAAGCGGAAAAAGAACGTGCCGAAGAGGAGGAACAACGTCGATTAGAGGAAGAAACTTTACGATTAGCACAACAACAACGTGAAGCCGAAGAATTACGTTTACGTCAAGCAATCGAAGAg gcACAACGTCGTGAAGAAGAGGAGCGTCAACGAAAAATcgaagaagaaaaacaaaaagctGAAAAAGAGGAACAAGAACGTAAAGCTCGTGAAGAAGCTGAAAAACAACGTATTGAATTAGCTGCGAAACTTGAAAAAGAGGAACGTGAACGTGAAGCACGACGTAAACGTGTCGAGGCAATTATGTCACGTACACGTGGGGCATCCGCAAATAATAGTGCAATACAATCAAATAACGATTCAGATAATCAACAATCGCAACAGAATACACAAAGTGGTAACAATCAAAGTGGCGGCGAAGAGAATAATATTGTACGAAATGGTACAACAATCACGCAGGACAAACAACAATTAACTAAACAATTCAACaatgataataatacaaataatgttCTTAGAGAAGTTCAATTGCAATCTGGTGATCATCCGATGCAGACGCCTATTATTAATACACGACAATTGTCTGTCGATGGCGAATTTAATTCTGTTGTGGAACAACCTAGTTTGGCTACCAGTAAGGTGCCTTTAAATGGTAGCAATGTAGTTCatat aTTTGAACAGCACATTAGTAGTAATGCAAATCCAGCTAGTGTAGACGTGCTTATAAACGAAGATACGATCAATTCAAATAAATCGGTATCTGAGTCGTCGCAACAGCAATCAGTAACAACGGGAGGCGGTatgtatttcaattaa
- the LOC123302480 gene encoding ensconsin isoform X6, with the protein MAENSYSVNLNDKEQNENTTDQHITNRPSSVNKVNTLHWFAYIGPELPDIYPQDRDDRLRQVRDRQNEERLRKLNEIKQQALQAQKIREQKEEERRRRIEEMRARDQDRRALVEERKKQIEDVERDRREYILRKNQEREERLKSKQRNERCSPVFAFGSSTPRMLEPADTGGSSFWTNRRATSTTNMMFAGLPISRRSSERDVDGSKKRATSAGGLDRDPPEDFRMSTSMYEVFHWHTPSPSTGSRPAQGVRSGEATPSRPGSAMSGTSSVASGVTMRRPTSAVHTPPRKPRPASIAGTGLSSDYTKKNSISNNDVKNVGSDHSKPPIPHSSTKSFSGKVDRIPSKSNLGLKGTSSARNSAKTTPLQSPTTENVGLIGDHHKSIPNTPKRKGSRQESSSTNQQQPITNGDHHQTNKTPAKQKSKNVTDKDNNNKTDKVNPPESVKAEVVEAQIDTTTTQVNQQEHVTSESVNETIVSESSSANVESNQVVDNLIDVDSDQQNLVDLVSETSTPNIMSVSQPPPQTQFDNLEQVDMSASMIAKIRITTEEEAKAALAERRRLAREEAERQAELERQRLEEIARIQAEKERAEEEEQRRLEEETLRLAQQQREAEELRLRQAIEEAQRREEEERQRKIEEEKQKAEKEEQERKAREEAEKQRIELAAKLEKEEREREARRKRVEAIMSRTRGASANNSAIQSNNDSDNQQSQQNTQSGNNQSGGEENNIVRNGTTITQDKQQLTKQFNNDNNTNNVLREVQLQSGDHPMQTPIINTRQLSVDGEFNSVVEQPSLATSKVPLNGSNVVHIFEQHISSNANPASVDVLINEDTINSNKSVSESSQQQSVTTGGGMYFN; encoded by the exons AACAAAATGAGAACACTACAGACCAACATATCACAAATAGACCATCGTCAGTAAATAAAG TGAATACATTACACTGGTTTGCATATATTGGGCCAGAATTACCGGATATTTATCCGCAAG atcGTGATGATCGTTTACGTCAAGTACGTGATCGTCAAAATGAGGAACGacttagaaaattaaatgaaatcaaacaaCAAGCATTACAAGCACAAAAAATACGTGAACAAAAAGAGGAAGAACGACGTAGACGTATTGAGGAGATGCGTGCACGTGATCAAGATCGACGTGCGTTAGTCGAAgaacgtaaaaaacaaattgaagatGTTGAACGTGATCGACGAGAATATATATTGCGTAAAAATCAAGAGCGTGAAGAACGTCTCAAATCTAAACAACGTAATGAACGTTGTTCACCCGTATTCGCATTTGGTTCGTCTACGCCACGTATGCTTGAGCCCGCCGATACAGGTGGTTCATCATTTTGGACAAATCGACGTGCTACATCTACGACAAATATGATGTTCGCTGGCCTTCCAATTAGTCGAAGATCTTCTGAACGTGATGTCGATGGCAGCAAAAAACGTGCCACCTCTGCTGGTGGATTAGACAGGGATCCACCAGAAG ATTTTCGAATGTCTACATCAATGTATGAAGTTTTTCATTGGCACACTCCTAGCCCCTCTACTGGCTCTAGGCCAGCTCAGG GTGTGCGTAGCGGTGAAGCAACCCCATCTCGACCTGGTAGTGCTATGAGTGGCACAAGTAGTGTTGCATCAGGAGTTACAATGCGCAGGCCAACGTCTGCAGTACATACTCCACCTAGAAAACCTAGGCCTGCATCCATTGCTGGTACAGGACTTTCTTCTGATTACACCAAAAAGAATA GTATTTCTAATAATGATGTTAAAAATGTCGGATCAGATCATTCGAAACCACCAATTCCTCATTCGAGTACAAAATCTTTCAGTGGTAAAGTCGATAGAATTCCATCCAAATCAAACTTAGGCTTAAAG GGAACATCGTCTGCACGAAATTCAGCAAAAACAACTCCTTTACAATCACCCACAACTGAGAATGTCGGTTTAATTGGTGATCATCATAAATCAATACCGAATACACCAAAGCGAAAAGGTTCACGTCAAGAGAGTTCGTCCACAAATCAACAACAACCGATAACAAATGGCGATCATCATCAGACAAACAAAACACCAGCAAAACagaaatcgaaaaatgtaaccgataaagacaataataataaaactgataAAGTCAATCCTCCAGAAAGCGTGAAGGCGGAAGTTGTTGAAGCACAAATAGATACCACCACAACTCAAGTCAATCAACAGGAACATGTTACAAGTGAAAGTGTAAACGAAACCATCGTATCGGAATCATCTAGTGCAAATGTTGAAAGCAATCAAGTcgttgataatttaatagatgTTGATTCAGATCAACAGAATCTTGTCGATTTAGTTTCAGAAACATCAACTCCAAATATAATGAGCGTCAGTCAGCCGCCCCCACAAACTCAATTCGATAATTTAGAACAAGTCGATATGAGTGCTTCTATGATAGCAAAAATTCGAATTACCACAGAAGAAGAAGCGAAAGCTGCATTAGCTGAACGACGTCGATTGGCTCGTGAAGAAGCCGAACGACAAGCTGAGCTCGAACGACAACGTTTAGAGGAAATTGCACGAATTCAAGCGGAAAAAGAACGTGCCGAAGAGGAGGAACAACGTCGATTAGAGGAAGAAACTTTACGATTAGCACAACAACAACGTGAAGCCGAAGAATTACGTTTACGTCAAGCAATCGAAGAg gcACAACGTCGTGAAGAAGAGGAGCGTCAACGAAAAATcgaagaagaaaaacaaaaagctGAAAAAGAGGAACAAGAACGTAAAGCTCGTGAAGAAGCTGAAAAACAACGTATTGAATTAGCTGCGAAACTTGAAAAAGAGGAACGTGAACGTGAAGCACGACGTAAACGTGTCGAGGCAATTATGTCACGTACACGTGGGGCATCCGCAAATAATAGTGCAATACAATCAAATAACGATTCAGATAATCAACAATCGCAACAGAATACACAAAGTGGTAACAATCAAAGTGGCGGCGAAGAGAATAATATTGTACGAAATGGTACAACAATCACGCAGGACAAACAACAATTAACTAAACAATTCAACaatgataataatacaaataatgttCTTAGAGAAGTTCAATTGCAATCTGGTGATCATCCGATGCAGACGCCTATTATTAATACACGACAATTGTCTGTCGATGGCGAATTTAATTCTGTTGTGGAACAACCTAGTTTGGCTACCAGTAAGGTGCCTTTAAATGGTAGCAATGTAGTTCatat aTTTGAACAGCACATTAGTAGTAATGCAAATCCAGCTAGTGTAGACGTGCTTATAAACGAAGATACGATCAATTCAAATAAATCGGTATCTGAGTCGTCGCAACAGCAATCAGTAACAACGGGAGGCGGTatgtatttcaattaa
- the LOC123302480 gene encoding ensconsin isoform X4: MAENSYSVNLNDKEQNENTTDQHITNRPSSVNKVNTLHWFAYIGPELPDIYPQDRDDRLRQVRDRQNEERLRKLNEIKQQALQAQKIREQKEEERRRRIEEMRARDQDRRALVEERKKQIEDVERDRREYILRKNQEREERLKSKQRNERCSPVFAFGSSTPRMLEPADTGGSSFWTNRRATSTTNMMFAGLPISRRSSERDVDGSKKRATSAGGLDRDPPEDDADSNNVQTPIGYNNRVARRRTDLMPTIPSPRGTSVQHTKPFTRSPGRAYSMTRLDQLAQPRQRRVPTPELDVVMEHRPVSMTRSYPSKKSDVVDTSNQLSRSMSHLAGSKPLRKSDTSTSMSHLNFSRPMVTPRMNKTERMRRQRLLNANNTDNLAPGVRSGEATPSRPGSAMSGTSSVASGVTMRRPTSAVHTPPRKPRPASIAGTGLSSDYTKKNSISNNDVKNVGSDHSKPPIPHSSTKSFSGKVDRIPSKSNLGLKGTSSARNSAKTTPLQSPTTENVGLIGDHHKSIPNTPKRKGSRQESSSTNQQQPITNGDHHQTNKTPAKQKSKNVTDKDNNNKTDKVNPPESVKAEVVEAQIDTTTTQVNQQEHVTSESVNETIVSESSSANVESNQVVDNLIDVDSDQQNLVDLVSETSTPNIMSVSQPPPQTQFDNLEQVDMSASMIAKIRITTEEEAKAALAERRRLAREEAERQAELERQRLEEIARIQAEKERAEEEEQRRLEEETLRLAQQQREAEELRLRQAIEEAQRREEEERQRKIEEEKQKAEKEEQERKAREEAEKQRIELAAKLEKEEREREARRKRVEAIMSRTRGASANNSAIQSNNDSDNQQSQQNTQSGNNQSGGEENNIVRNGTTITQDKQQLTKQFNNDNNTNNVLREVQLQSGDHPMQTPIINTRQLSVDGEFNSVVEQPSLATSKVPLNGSNVVHIFEQHISSNANPASVDVLINEDTINSNKSVSESSQQQSVTTGGGMYFN, from the exons AACAAAATGAGAACACTACAGACCAACATATCACAAATAGACCATCGTCAGTAAATAAAG TGAATACATTACACTGGTTTGCATATATTGGGCCAGAATTACCGGATATTTATCCGCAAG atcGTGATGATCGTTTACGTCAAGTACGTGATCGTCAAAATGAGGAACGacttagaaaattaaatgaaatcaaacaaCAAGCATTACAAGCACAAAAAATACGTGAACAAAAAGAGGAAGAACGACGTAGACGTATTGAGGAGATGCGTGCACGTGATCAAGATCGACGTGCGTTAGTCGAAgaacgtaaaaaacaaattgaagatGTTGAACGTGATCGACGAGAATATATATTGCGTAAAAATCAAGAGCGTGAAGAACGTCTCAAATCTAAACAACGTAATGAACGTTGTTCACCCGTATTCGCATTTGGTTCGTCTACGCCACGTATGCTTGAGCCCGCCGATACAGGTGGTTCATCATTTTGGACAAATCGACGTGCTACATCTACGACAAATATGATGTTCGCTGGCCTTCCAATTAGTCGAAGATCTTCTGAACGTGATGTCGATGGCAGCAAAAAACGTGCCACCTCTGCTGGTGGATTAGACAGGGATCCACCAGAAG ATGATGCTGATTCAAACAATGTTCAAACACCGATTGGATACAACAATCGTGTGGCAAGACGACGTACTGATTTGATGCCTACAATACCGTCACCGCGTGGCACATCGGTTCAACATACAAAACCATTCACCAGGTCACCAGGTAGGGCTTATAGCATGACGCGACTAGATCAATTAGCCCAGCCTAGACAACGGCGAGTTCCTACACCCGAACTGGACGTGGTTATGGAGCATCGACCCGTCTCCATGACCCGTTCATATCCAAGTAAAAAGTCCGATGTTGTAGATACCAGTAATCAATTATCGCGTAGTATGAGTCATTTGGCCGGTAGTAAACCTCTGCGGAAGTCTGATACCAGCACAAGCATGTCACATTTGAATTTTAGTCGCCCTATGGTCACGCCTCGCATGAATAAAACGGAGCGCATGCGTAGACAACGTCTGTTGAATGCAAATAATACAGACAATTTAGCACCAG GTGTGCGTAGCGGTGAAGCAACCCCATCTCGACCTGGTAGTGCTATGAGTGGCACAAGTAGTGTTGCATCAGGAGTTACAATGCGCAGGCCAACGTCTGCAGTACATACTCCACCTAGAAAACCTAGGCCTGCATCCATTGCTGGTACAGGACTTTCTTCTGATTACACCAAAAAGAATA GTATTTCTAATAATGATGTTAAAAATGTCGGATCAGATCATTCGAAACCACCAATTCCTCATTCGAGTACAAAATCTTTCAGTGGTAAAGTCGATAGAATTCCATCCAAATCAAACTTAGGCTTAAAG GGAACATCGTCTGCACGAAATTCAGCAAAAACAACTCCTTTACAATCACCCACAACTGAGAATGTCGGTTTAATTGGTGATCATCATAAATCAATACCGAATACACCAAAGCGAAAAGGTTCACGTCAAGAGAGTTCGTCCACAAATCAACAACAACCGATAACAAATGGCGATCATCATCAGACAAACAAAACACCAGCAAAACagaaatcgaaaaatgtaaccgataaagacaataataataaaactgataAAGTCAATCCTCCAGAAAGCGTGAAGGCGGAAGTTGTTGAAGCACAAATAGATACCACCACAACTCAAGTCAATCAACAGGAACATGTTACAAGTGAAAGTGTAAACGAAACCATCGTATCGGAATCATCTAGTGCAAATGTTGAAAGCAATCAAGTcgttgataatttaatagatgTTGATTCAGATCAACAGAATCTTGTCGATTTAGTTTCAGAAACATCAACTCCAAATATAATGAGCGTCAGTCAGCCGCCCCCACAAACTCAATTCGATAATTTAGAACAAGTCGATATGAGTGCTTCTATGATAGCAAAAATTCGAATTACCACAGAAGAAGAAGCGAAAGCTGCATTAGCTGAACGACGTCGATTGGCTCGTGAAGAAGCCGAACGACAAGCTGAGCTCGAACGACAACGTTTAGAGGAAATTGCACGAATTCAAGCGGAAAAAGAACGTGCCGAAGAGGAGGAACAACGTCGATTAGAGGAAGAAACTTTACGATTAGCACAACAACAACGTGAAGCCGAAGAATTACGTTTACGTCAAGCAATCGAAGAg gcACAACGTCGTGAAGAAGAGGAGCGTCAACGAAAAATcgaagaagaaaaacaaaaagctGAAAAAGAGGAACAAGAACGTAAAGCTCGTGAAGAAGCTGAAAAACAACGTATTGAATTAGCTGCGAAACTTGAAAAAGAGGAACGTGAACGTGAAGCACGACGTAAACGTGTCGAGGCAATTATGTCACGTACACGTGGGGCATCCGCAAATAATAGTGCAATACAATCAAATAACGATTCAGATAATCAACAATCGCAACAGAATACACAAAGTGGTAACAATCAAAGTGGCGGCGAAGAGAATAATATTGTACGAAATGGTACAACAATCACGCAGGACAAACAACAATTAACTAAACAATTCAACaatgataataatacaaataatgttCTTAGAGAAGTTCAATTGCAATCTGGTGATCATCCGATGCAGACGCCTATTATTAATACACGACAATTGTCTGTCGATGGCGAATTTAATTCTGTTGTGGAACAACCTAGTTTGGCTACCAGTAAGGTGCCTTTAAATGGTAGCAATGTAGTTCatat aTTTGAACAGCACATTAGTAGTAATGCAAATCCAGCTAGTGTAGACGTGCTTATAAACGAAGATACGATCAATTCAAATAAATCGGTATCTGAGTCGTCGCAACAGCAATCAGTAACAACGGGAGGCGGTatgtatttcaattaa
- the LOC123302480 gene encoding ensconsin isoform X3 gives MAENSYSVNLNDKEQNENTTDQHITNRPSSVNKDRDDRLRQVRDRQNEERLRKLNEIKQQALQAQKIREQKEEERRRRIEEMRARDQDRRALVEERKKQIEDVERDRREYILRKNQEREERLKSKQRNERCSPVFAFGSSTPRMLEPADTGGSSFWTNRRATSTTNMMFAGLPISRRSSERDVDGSKKRATSAGGLDRDPPEDFRMSTSMYEVFHWHTPSPSTGSRPAQDDADSNNVQTPIGYNNRVARRRTDLMPTIPSPRGTSVQHTKPFTRSPGRAYSMTRLDQLAQPRQRRVPTPELDVVMEHRPVSMTRSYPSKKSDVVDTSNQLSRSMSHLAGSKPLRKSDTSTSMSHLNFSRPMVTPRMNKTERMRRQRLLNANNTDNLAPGVRSGEATPSRPGSAMSGTSSVASGVTMRRPTSAVHTPPRKPRPASIAGTGLSSDYTKKNSISNNDVKNVGSDHSKPPIPHSSTKSFSGKVDRIPSKSNLGLKGTSSARNSAKTTPLQSPTTENVGLIGDHHKSIPNTPKRKGSRQESSSTNQQQPITNGDHHQTNKTPAKQKSKNVTDKDNNNKTDKVNPPESVKAEVVEAQIDTTTTQVNQQEHVTSESVNETIVSESSSANVESNQVVDNLIDVDSDQQNLVDLVSETSTPNIMSVSQPPPQTQFDNLEQVDMSASMIAKIRITTEEEAKAALAERRRLAREEAERQAELERQRLEEIARIQAEKERAEEEEQRRLEEETLRLAQQQREAEELRLRQAIEEAQRREEEERQRKIEEEKQKAEKEEQERKAREEAEKQRIELAAKLEKEEREREARRKRVEAIMSRTRGASANNSAIQSNNDSDNQQSQQNTQSGNNQSGGEENNIVRNGTTITQDKQQLTKQFNNDNNTNNVLREVQLQSGDHPMQTPIINTRQLSVDGEFNSVVEQPSLATSKVPLNGSNVVHIFEQHISSNANPASVDVLINEDTINSNKSVSESSQQQSVTTGGGMYFN, from the exons AACAAAATGAGAACACTACAGACCAACATATCACAAATAGACCATCGTCAGTAAATAAAG atcGTGATGATCGTTTACGTCAAGTACGTGATCGTCAAAATGAGGAACGacttagaaaattaaatgaaatcaaacaaCAAGCATTACAAGCACAAAAAATACGTGAACAAAAAGAGGAAGAACGACGTAGACGTATTGAGGAGATGCGTGCACGTGATCAAGATCGACGTGCGTTAGTCGAAgaacgtaaaaaacaaattgaagatGTTGAACGTGATCGACGAGAATATATATTGCGTAAAAATCAAGAGCGTGAAGAACGTCTCAAATCTAAACAACGTAATGAACGTTGTTCACCCGTATTCGCATTTGGTTCGTCTACGCCACGTATGCTTGAGCCCGCCGATACAGGTGGTTCATCATTTTGGACAAATCGACGTGCTACATCTACGACAAATATGATGTTCGCTGGCCTTCCAATTAGTCGAAGATCTTCTGAACGTGATGTCGATGGCAGCAAAAAACGTGCCACCTCTGCTGGTGGATTAGACAGGGATCCACCAGAAG ATTTTCGAATGTCTACATCAATGTATGAAGTTTTTCATTGGCACACTCCTAGCCCCTCTACTGGCTCTAGGCCAGCTCAGG ATGATGCTGATTCAAACAATGTTCAAACACCGATTGGATACAACAATCGTGTGGCAAGACGACGTACTGATTTGATGCCTACAATACCGTCACCGCGTGGCACATCGGTTCAACATACAAAACCATTCACCAGGTCACCAGGTAGGGCTTATAGCATGACGCGACTAGATCAATTAGCCCAGCCTAGACAACGGCGAGTTCCTACACCCGAACTGGACGTGGTTATGGAGCATCGACCCGTCTCCATGACCCGTTCATATCCAAGTAAAAAGTCCGATGTTGTAGATACCAGTAATCAATTATCGCGTAGTATGAGTCATTTGGCCGGTAGTAAACCTCTGCGGAAGTCTGATACCAGCACAAGCATGTCACATTTGAATTTTAGTCGCCCTATGGTCACGCCTCGCATGAATAAAACGGAGCGCATGCGTAGACAACGTCTGTTGAATGCAAATAATACAGACAATTTAGCACCAG GTGTGCGTAGCGGTGAAGCAACCCCATCTCGACCTGGTAGTGCTATGAGTGGCACAAGTAGTGTTGCATCAGGAGTTACAATGCGCAGGCCAACGTCTGCAGTACATACTCCACCTAGAAAACCTAGGCCTGCATCCATTGCTGGTACAGGACTTTCTTCTGATTACACCAAAAAGAATA GTATTTCTAATAATGATGTTAAAAATGTCGGATCAGATCATTCGAAACCACCAATTCCTCATTCGAGTACAAAATCTTTCAGTGGTAAAGTCGATAGAATTCCATCCAAATCAAACTTAGGCTTAAAG GGAACATCGTCTGCACGAAATTCAGCAAAAACAACTCCTTTACAATCACCCACAACTGAGAATGTCGGTTTAATTGGTGATCATCATAAATCAATACCGAATACACCAAAGCGAAAAGGTTCACGTCAAGAGAGTTCGTCCACAAATCAACAACAACCGATAACAAATGGCGATCATCATCAGACAAACAAAACACCAGCAAAACagaaatcgaaaaatgtaaccgataaagacaataataataaaactgataAAGTCAATCCTCCAGAAAGCGTGAAGGCGGAAGTTGTTGAAGCACAAATAGATACCACCACAACTCAAGTCAATCAACAGGAACATGTTACAAGTGAAAGTGTAAACGAAACCATCGTATCGGAATCATCTAGTGCAAATGTTGAAAGCAATCAAGTcgttgataatttaatagatgTTGATTCAGATCAACAGAATCTTGTCGATTTAGTTTCAGAAACATCAACTCCAAATATAATGAGCGTCAGTCAGCCGCCCCCACAAACTCAATTCGATAATTTAGAACAAGTCGATATGAGTGCTTCTATGATAGCAAAAATTCGAATTACCACAGAAGAAGAAGCGAAAGCTGCATTAGCTGAACGACGTCGATTGGCTCGTGAAGAAGCCGAACGACAAGCTGAGCTCGAACGACAACGTTTAGAGGAAATTGCACGAATTCAAGCGGAAAAAGAACGTGCCGAAGAGGAGGAACAACGTCGATTAGAGGAAGAAACTTTACGATTAGCACAACAACAACGTGAAGCCGAAGAATTACGTTTACGTCAAGCAATCGAAGAg gcACAACGTCGTGAAGAAGAGGAGCGTCAACGAAAAATcgaagaagaaaaacaaaaagctGAAAAAGAGGAACAAGAACGTAAAGCTCGTGAAGAAGCTGAAAAACAACGTATTGAATTAGCTGCGAAACTTGAAAAAGAGGAACGTGAACGTGAAGCACGACGTAAACGTGTCGAGGCAATTATGTCACGTACACGTGGGGCATCCGCAAATAATAGTGCAATACAATCAAATAACGATTCAGATAATCAACAATCGCAACAGAATACACAAAGTGGTAACAATCAAAGTGGCGGCGAAGAGAATAATATTGTACGAAATGGTACAACAATCACGCAGGACAAACAACAATTAACTAAACAATTCAACaatgataataatacaaataatgttCTTAGAGAAGTTCAATTGCAATCTGGTGATCATCCGATGCAGACGCCTATTATTAATACACGACAATTGTCTGTCGATGGCGAATTTAATTCTGTTGTGGAACAACCTAGTTTGGCTACCAGTAAGGTGCCTTTAAATGGTAGCAATGTAGTTCatat aTTTGAACAGCACATTAGTAGTAATGCAAATCCAGCTAGTGTAGACGTGCTTATAAACGAAGATACGATCAATTCAAATAAATCGGTATCTGAGTCGTCGCAACAGCAATCAGTAACAACGGGAGGCGGTatgtatttcaattaa